The genomic window AGGTCGCTCCGGTGCTACTTGCAGGAGGAcgattgaaaaaaaacaaaacttttttgttttttttctttctctccccactCCCGCGGTTGTGGTTGATAATAAAATCTTACTTTCTGGCTCATTCCTACGAATCCACTACTCTCTCTCAATCCctgtctctgcctgcctgtctgtctgccccttttacagtctatggtctgcaccagagctatagagagagagagttgcgacacgctgtgatctcgccgacagggtggtcacgtggttgtcacgtggttgtcacgtggttgatgtaagcctcaatagttccaaacacgccgcgcagtaaatgttattctatgggacgacagcagagatttcaatattgaatggtaaatatgaatgaaaaaagtatttgtctgactgttatggcattattgcatatttggtaatgtcagttttacatttagaatGGCAGGGGgacaactgaaagctatctctaagtattacttagatacgtttttaagtttgagggaaagcttcacgttcgtgttagcatactggcttaaccttaacttttaccctacatctgtattgaaatcaaagtaatcaagatgttttaccatgatcattttaagatatgagccacacaaagtatcaaatatattaaagaataacaactcattacgcttggatgaatgaaatatttttttttttattaaaggtcccatgacatgaaaatctcaatttatgaggttttctaacataaatatgagttcccctagcctgcctatggtcccccagtggctaaaacttgcgtttggtgtaaaacgagcactagctgttctgctcgcctttgaaaaaacggaggctcaagcgcgctgatttggaaatctgtgctcatgacgtcatgaggaatctcagctcctccccttactctgcctggcccgcccagagacgttggcccgccaatgagactcgaccgtgcgagcgccacatgtgtgtgtgtgaatacacacactgtaacgcaagtgtttcttgtcggttctttgacgtgtcttgtatttccacaacgagactgtcgtgggggttatctaagccatggttgagaaggaattgggggaaaggaactttggtttgactcgctgaagtacatgaactgcgacatgccgccggttgccgcgaggcaccatcgcccggcagcgggcagccggccgcaggcagcgcgcggttcagtcgacttcaggttgatgtgaaagtggaagaaccagagacgtcgcagaacccgacaaagtcgtttgtgattcataatatcgtctggaggcgcacacaatatgttatatgatatagatatctatgtattatatgatattatttagatatagagctccaggactgtaacgcaagtgttgtacacttccttgttatttggataaccgttctgctgttggtgtgatggcgcataacacgtcggactggggggaaggaactttggctttgactccctcaagaacatgaaccacgacaaggaggagaaagggatctttgccgggcagcgcttatgcacctccgcctccggcggtggtccctcagcggggctcaagcgggagacattcgccgccaacaatccctttctcctccatgtcgtggttcatgttcttgagggagtcaaagccaaagttccttccccccaattcattctcaaccttggctgagataacccccaatacgagtctcgtgtctcgagtcacttgcgttacagtcctggagctctatatctaaataatatcatatacatagatatctatatcatataacatattgtgtgcggctccagacgatattatgaatcaaaaaaacgactttgtcgggttctgcgacgtctctggttcttccactttcacatcaacctgaagtcgactgaaccgcgcgctgcctgctgccgggcgatggtgcctcgcggcaaccggcggcatgtcgcagttcatgtacttcagcgagtcaaatcaaagttcctttccccccaattccttctcaaccatggctcagataacccccacgacagtctcgttgtggaaatacaagacacgtcaaagaaccgacaagaaacacttgcgttacagtgtgtgtattcacattgatgtggacgttgaagaactaggaacgtcggagaacccaacgcggtcgtttgagattcataatatcagctcacacagcttttggccgtgataatatagattatatgatatagatatctgtgtaggctatatgataatatttagatatagagctccaggactcccgtgtgttctagaatatttacagaacacggctaaaggctgtgtgcggctcgccattgcgatacatccactgtaaacagagcgcatggtggctgcaagctgctcagggccacacccccaccctcctccttgacacgcccaccgaaacagcgcatttgggggaagctcaatgtgcgactggctcggagtggctgtaactctgcaccacggctgaatttagggaacgtctttgaatactgtgttagttgcccactaatacctatattaaagaatacataaaatagcatgtcattggacctttaaaggggacttattataccaccaggtgtgagtgtgattagcctgacaagccgtttcgaaaatcggcctaatatgacatcactagtgggtgtgtccacctagatctgtgctggatagatgagcaatgtttacttcagtccactgggtaggctggtagatagatctatccagcacagatctaggtggacacacccactagtgatgtcatattaggcagattttcaaaactgcttgtaaggctaatcacactaacacctggtagtataataagtcccctttaaacaattagtgtgacaagaacaagtgagtgtgattgtgtgaacagattcaacaatggacacagcagggaacactatataatatacttagggcaaaccattaacatataacgttgcaaatatactatacttaatgccattacaatacttataatagccctgagcaaattcaaaattggtttagatcaatggtcataccatggttggctgtgcagcgtttggatgctccaatcggtccgagaagggttaccacatgtatggcttccccaaggaccaagagcgcaggaagaaatggatggcaatggtcagccgtcaaaacgtACAATtgacaggggtcagcaaccgtcAAAAACTATGTAATGTAAGTAATGTTCACATCACTTgatagcatttcaaagggcataataattctaagtgtagagaattatgacttttcaatgatatttgaagtgcaatggaaactgatcttacaagcctacctataaggtacactttgaagatgaccaattcactgccacaaaaagagaagggatgttgaagctgaggcccgatgcagtcccaacagttttcattcatcgccctaagccgaagaggaggaaacccccttctgtgagggtgcctccagaaccaagtgcaacggaccacacatatttcaccaaattaaacttcggtatgatccatgcagctaacaatattcaccatttcatgtaattcaaggatagactacactcctaatgagattacataattcatatttgtacattcagtttaaaaaacaaccagaggtcagggattctctgaggatttgcacacaatgtagataatcgacacatttctacccaattaacaattgccggtagatccatttataaattgtattggtttctgattgtggcagatgattaaattcacattacagaaatgattcgctttaattaattttcttacattggcttacattggagatgacagtagttgcaaatgcaaaggcaaaatacatataacagcaacattaccttgtaattattacagagattgagggagaaattgaggtggatttcaagagcgatgaaaaggacatgacaggagacacagagagcaatcaagaggccactttgccaggggcaggtgattcaggggcaggtgattcaggggcagctgctccagggccagctgctcaagggccagctgctccagggaccagactgccagggactgatggggcgactgtggaggacctaataaggcaactagaaaaggaaaaattaatgagaaggagagcagagagggctcttgtaacacaaaaaagaatcaatttggcaccaagaaagagaaacaattcagtcaacaagaagttaaaacgaaaaagccatacaggttaaattcaccgcccatcataatcagcattgttgaagcggcggcatctgtagggcttcatgtgctgaacatcaccctttccaggatataattaaacaaacacactgttatttctactagctatcgcatcataaaacccgtccttaaatcaacctaaatgatcctagtaatccaacataaataactaactaaataaaagttagattcactactgaacttcgtaattgttggtgtagataccttcacatggcgaagtcgagctcacaaaccagcaggcaatcggtcgtctaccaagataaaaatatatataattacgctgtgcatatacaaataaatgtcagtatatgcatcataaaaggacctctaatacaatagacagttgacaattcaaaagaggtagctacttaatcaatttacccctggagataccttcacaggtggtgaagtcgatctaacaaactagcaggcaatcggtcgtctaccaagaccaatatatatataattacggcgtgcatattcaaataaatatcagtaaatgcatcataaaaggacctctaatacaatagacagttgacaattcaaaagaggtagctatttaataaATGTACCCCTGgagagataccttcacaggtggtgaagtcgagctaacaaactagcaggcaatcggtcgtctaccaagacaaatatatataattacgccgtgcatattcaaataaatatcagtatatgcatcatcaaaggacctctaatacaatagacagttgacaattcaaaagaggtagctatttaatcaattgacccctggagataccttcacaggtggtgaagtcaagctaacaaactagcaggcaatcggtcgtctaccaagacaaatatatatataattacgccgtgcatattcaaataaatatcagtatatgcatcataaaaggacctctaatacaatagacagttgacaattcaaaagaggaagctatttcatcaatttacctcagaagttactcgacggccagcaatggaaatggatgatctcctacgccgtaaaatggttgtttggaactattcgaggctccataccccggaagtaggcgctacaacagagtccaatggaagtgtcgccactctgttatatctaccactctgaacgcagggtaagatcactacagagtcagacacagacagttgtTTCCAAAACCATTGAGTTGATAATGCTAAATAAACTAACAGTTATCTCGTTTTGTTGTGTCATTTTGAAGTATAGGCCTATTTGCCAGCAAAAGCTTTTCAACAAGCATCGTTTTAACTGACCTGTGAAAGTGGCTACCACTCGCTTTACTTTATATAGCCTACCAGCTAGCTATACAGCTAACCTATCTGGGAAACCTTTTGAAATTGCAAAGGGAAAGCATACATCGTTatcagtggcggtgggtcaatagagggcgctagcgccgtcactgccagcaaccatttaaatgcgtctgaacttcaatgatttgggctaggctagttattggtcattcgaaataaagccctcctcaaagtcaggggcgccggccacgttgaagtcaatgtaagctcgctaactttttgctgtctatcaagcagagacagcttttcattggcacAAGAAAACtcgccctcgggtcgcaccagtgtgcgccccaggccaatggtatcgcttttctttGTTGccatcaccacatgattggacaattcagcgaatcaatcaaataggctacctacCTCAGCAGCAATCGCGCAACGTGCAAATGTGtagagcaggggtgcccaaatTCTTCCCTCTGGAGGGCCAAAATAAAATCGGGGGGAGGCTCGTgggccaaaataaaactttttcaGTATATTAGGTTAAATATGGGTATAAATAGCatagtataaatataaataaatagcgtGTGCAAAATCAACACTATCACAAGGtcattttgaaaaatgaatgacaATGTTTATTGTGCCTCACATTAAtgttcaaaaaataataaataaatcataaaatCTATCTTCTTTAAATTAGAAAAAATAATTGAAGCACTATGAAATATTTGAAGACAGACATGGAACATTACTAGGCCTTGGGCCTGTATCTTCAAATACAAAGAATTTTTTTTAGTGCAATAAAAGTAACACAGAACAGTAACACAGGACAGTAACAAAGTAACACAGGACAGAGCAGAACATACTCCGACACATTGGAGGTCCAGGCCTACACATTATGattgaagtaggcctatcagTGGGAGACATGAAGCCTGTCCTTGGTTTTTACAAGTTTCTTAATATCAGGCTCCAGCTGACTAACTGACAGAGTGAGAATGTTATGAAGGTGAGAGTCAGATAAAGCATTTCTCAGTTTGGACTTATTAAGATTCATCAGGCTGAATGCCTGCTCACAGACATAGGTACTTCCAAAGAGGGATAACATCACCTGTGCATGTTTGCGGATCTTGCCATATCTGTGTGCAGGAACAGATTTGTAAAAGTCCTGTAAAGAAAGCTCTCTAAACCGGCAACGGAGGTCTGAATCAGATTGAAGTTCCAAAAGTTCCATTTGAAGCTCCTCACTGACTGCATCCACATTTACAGAAAAGGGATGCGCAAACAGCTAAAATGCTGCTTCGTTTCCACGAAAATCTTCAAAGCGATGGTCAAACTCCACCACAAGATCGTTGAGAATGTTGCAGTATTTTGGTGTGTCTTCCTCCATCAACCCAACTTCTCTGAGGCTGGGAAAATGTGCCAAATTTCCTAAAtgtacagacacaaagacaaaagtAGCAATGTAAGATGCAAGGTTGTTCATTTGATTTTCAATTAAATACCAAACATCAATCAAATGAGAAAAAAACGTATTGTTTTGTGTTTATGGCTGCAgtataaaaaacaaatgtgttattGGATTTAATGCCTATATTTAAATAGAACATTTATTCTCCACACACAATGTATGTAACAAATATAATAACATGGTAGTGATCAATAACAAGCCCACTACATTGTTTTGTGTTCAATAACATATTCAAGTTAGATCTCACCTGTTAAGAGATGTCTGCTAAGCAACtggagcttttgcttgaaggcTCTGACATGGTCGTACAGCTGAGTGATTATCTGGTCTCTCCCTTGAAGCTGAAGATTGAGGATATTCAGCAGCTCTGTGATGTCCACAAGAAAGGCCATATCTGCAAGCCAGTGTTTGTCCGAGGGCACTTGGATGCTGTTCTCCTTTGTGGCTTGAAACACCCTGATTTCCTCACACAGCTCAAAGAAACGTCGTAAAACTTTCCCGCGGCTCAGCCACCGCACCTCCTGGTGGTACAATACATCACCATACTGGGCATCCATCTCATCAACAACAGCTTTGAACTGACGGTGTGAGAGCGCCTTTGAGCGAATATTGTTGACAATGCCAACGACATCCTGCATCACGTTCTTTAGGCCGATATTCTCAGCGCACAGTGTGGTGGCTCGATATAAAAAAATCGAGCCACCACACTCACGGACTTTGTCCGAAACAAGTGCAGTTAGACCTGCTCTCTTACCGACCATGGCTGGGGCTCCATCAGTCGTGATGCCAGATAGGTTTTCCCACTTCAAACCATTCTTGTCCATAACTTGCTGCACTGCCATAAAAATATCGATACCTCTTGTCGTCCCTTTCAGTGTTTCAAGGCCCGCTAGTTCTTGGCACACTTCTAAGTCCTCATTGACGCCTCGCAAAAACACCAGCAACTGTGCTGAGTCAGATATGTCGGTGCTTTCATCGCATGCGATGGAGAAGGCAGAAAACCGACCTGCTCTTTGGGCTATCTGGCCCCGAACGTCTTCGGCCATGTCCTCAACGCGGCGGGTCACCGTGTTCCGTGAAAAAGCCCGCTTCTGTGTTGGACACACAGCTTCAGCAGCAACTGTCAGACACTCTTTTACAAAATCACCCGCAGCAAAAGCGTGTACACTTCTGACAATGATGTTGCTAATGCAATAACTTGCAAGGGTGGCATTTTCTTGTGCAGTGGACGGCTGAAGTAAAGTTTGCTGCTGTGTGTCTAGCTTCATTAGCAAGTTTGCTACCTTTACCTTTCGGTCCTCGCCTGTGTATTTTGGGAACTGGTGAGAATGCTTAGTTTCATAGTGACGACGAATGTTGTACTCCTTTAAAACAGCGACCTTCTGCTTACATACCAGACATATTGCGTTGGAATCAACCTCGGTAAATAAATAATCATGTTCCCAACATTTTTTGAAtttgcgtttgtctgtgtgccacTGCCGCTCCATCCTTGCGTCTCACTTACTCGCTGTCACGTGACTTCGGATTGGCGCGCAAGAGGATAGGAGCTCAACAGCGCCACCCTACCATCAATGTATcacaatgttattctatggtcAGGAATGGAAGTGCACCAATCAATAATATTTAATGAGAGCGAGCGCTGATGGTGGAAAACAATAATGTATACAGTGGGTAAGGCGTGGGCCAAATAAAATCAGACGCGGGCCAAACTTGGCCCGCGTCTGGGCAGCCCCAAATGGGGGGGGCAGCCCCAAATGGGGCTGCCCTGGTGTAGAGGATAGATAGATCGCTCACtcgcagagagttgtaagcactttccacccttttcagtggaggaattggactccccaagcaatgttattaaaaggagcaagtaagttacatattaatttagtctttcggcctgtagcatataaacaaaatgaagcgaCTGTCCTATATTACTAACTGCATttgtagacattgagactcaaaaAATGGATGCTATAGGACattgatcatgatttgtctcaatatcagaataacaaccatgggtcaaatagcaatggctggtggaatggccataaagtaggtctgtatatgcagtgtaagcttgtccaggccctgaaagtcaggatgtaggctatgaatctcaatgaatagtaggtaaaagtggccatccccaaaatgcaccagaatacaggaaatcaaatctattaaattcaatttttatcatgggtggggggggggggggggttagggttagctaaccccaGACCCCCCGTCTTACTGTGCCCCcccaacatttttgatcaccagccgccactgatcgTTATATTGAATCGGTATACTCTGTAGTAACTACTTGGCCACATGACATGGCCATATCCGTTTCATGTCTactctgtctcagtgtctctgacAGTAGTGTCTTTTGCATTTGCCCTTTTTTGAATTTGAGCCCCTGCCCCTCAAAGGGTCTCTGCACAGCCCTGCTGATGTTGTTTTGTCCTTGTGCATGTTGTCAAAGTCATAGACAGTAGTTCTTTCAATTACagcaaaatgaaataaaaaatacattcgGGCCAATTGTTTGGTTCGCTTTGCTGTGCTtgatacggagcgggtgaaaagCTCCTtcagggtgcgtgtgtgtgtgtgtgtgtacgcgttaTTCGGTAGCCTGGGCCTCGTTTCCCGGCAACGATGGATCTCTGTCATACgttcattctcacgatggatcttgcgaaccatcgtgaatttctttggagcatttcccgaaactcctcttaacatgaacgcgcattcgctgcactcacaacGTTcttaggattgtacctgtccactgacacggtgctgaaacgggctatgacgcaggaatttcgcaggaaaatggggttaaaaagtgcaataatatgaatgcttaagatattaaaacacaattgattaggcctaggccgacatatgctatatcagtcctaattcTGAACACACTGTGCATACTttttttcacggcatttccccccctgaaataattccatattacaaaaatccaaaatagcttatgtgacaactacatttatcttaatgtgctgatttctgaaacatactttgcgcagcaaagagccaactttatctgattccgcataaggtttcattgaatggctctctagtctagaatatttgtagacattgaaaatgcaacgttccactgcggtcaagtgagctgccattcgttcatccgcggttaagccaAAAAATCTttgtgcgcctttactctaaacagcctttgtgtggtatctcgcaacgttttcaaaataaaacccttcacctacgtgtgtagatatatagaacactagatgTGTAGCTGCCGCTCGAAATATGGCGAAGCGTTACTAGGCCAACACCGGAAGTAGGAGTACAAAAGTAATTTGATTTCTAACtgttatattattatgtttattcTATTATGTTCATTTTATTACGACAAAATAAGTTAATGATAGCTAAATGCAGTTTAGTTCATGGTTCTGCTGATAAAATTGAAATGTCTACAACACATGGATGAAGAGGTCACTTCCTGGTCGAAGTCTCAAGTTAGACTTGAACTGGAAATAGTAGAGagagtgggaaagagagagcgggagagagagcgggagacgaGAGAGGAGTCTACTACTGTCTAAACAGGCGTAAACTGTATTATTCTCAATATTGAGACATGTGTTCCCATGTATTAGTTAATAATCTGTGAAAATAATGTACGAGGCGTACATCGTTTTGTAACCGGGGTAGATACA from Gadus macrocephalus chromosome 4, ASM3116895v1 includes these protein-coding regions:
- the LOC132455529 gene encoding general transcription factor II-I repeat domain-containing protein 2-like, whose amino-acid sequence is MQDVVGIVNNIRSKALSHRQFKAVVDEMDAQYGDVLYHQEVRWLSRGKVLRRFFELCEEIRVFQATKENSIQVPSDKHWLADMAFLVDITELLNILNLQLQGRDQIITQLYDHVRAFKQKLQLLSRHLLTGNLAHFPSLREVGLMEEDTPKYCNILNDLVVEFDHRFEDFRGNEAAF